The proteins below come from a single Notamacropus eugenii isolate mMacEug1 chromosome 7, mMacEug1.pri_v2, whole genome shotgun sequence genomic window:
- the TIFA gene encoding TRAF-interacting protein with FHA domain-containing protein A: MTTMSSFEDADTEEKLTCFQLTVYHPNQDNNNVFQGLRFFNRERLSSMEVVNFGRSSNLCHYTLQDKQVSRVQFSLQPFKQFNNSVLSFEIKNLSKKTSLLVDNMELGYLNKMDLPGRCIVRFGEYQFLMEKEDGESLEYFETRFVLAPRSLLEERHYGMPVPENGFYSSTLPTEMDENEY; the protein is encoded by the coding sequence ATGACCACCATGTCCAGCTTTGAGGATGCTGACACTGAGGAAAAACTCACTTGCTTCCAACTTACAGTCTATCATCCAAACCAAGATAATAATAACGTTTTTCAGGGGCTAAGGTTTTTCAATCGAGAAAGGCTGTCATCCATGGAAGTGGTAAACTTTGGCCGGAGTTCCAACTTGTGTCATTACACCTTACAAGACAAACAAGTTTCCAGAGTTCAGTTCTCTCTGCAGCCATTTAAACAATTCAACaattcagttctctcatttgaaATAAAAAACCTGAGTAAGAAAACCAGCCTGCTTGTAGATAACATGGAACTTGGCTATCTCAATAAAATGGACCTTCCAGGCAGGTGCATTGTACGGTTTGGAGAATACCAGTTCCTGatggagaaagaagatggggagtCCTTGGAGTATTTTGAGACACGCTTTGTATTGGCCCCACGATCACTCTTAGAGGAAAGACATTATGGAATGCCTGTACCTGAGAATGGCTTTTATTCATCCACATTACCTACAGAAATGGATGAAAATGAGTATTGA
- the AP1AR gene encoding AP-1 complex-associated regulatory protein isoform X1, whose product MGNCCWTQCFGLLRKEAGRLQRGGGGGGSKYFRTCPTGEHFTIEFENLVESDEGESPGSSHRHLTEEEIADLRERHYDSIAEKQKTFDIKIQRELALQEEKLRLEEEALYAAQREAARAAKQRKFLEQERQRIMPRSHHSNTGEYQSSGAEEDFESYLRNIKSQYEVFRSSRLSSEATVLTPNTESSCDLMTKTKSTSGNDDSTSLDLEWEDEEGMNRMVPLRERSRTEEDILRAALKYSGKKTGSHPASASDDSNGLEWENDFVSAEVDNNGNSEYSGFVNPVLELSSSELRKSEADQQDR is encoded by the exons gTCAAAGTATTTTAGGACGTGCCCAACAGGCGAGCATTTCACTATAGAG tttgaAAATCTAGTAGAAAGTGATGAA GGAGAAAGTCCAGGAAGTAGTCATAG GCACCTTACTGAGGAAGAAATAGCTGACCTAAGAGAGAGGCATTATGATTCCATTGctgaaaaacagaaaacatttgaTATAAAAATTCAAAGAGAG TTAGCCTTACAAGAAGAGAAGTTAAGACTAGAAGAAGAAGCTTTATACGCTGCACAGCGTGAAGCAGCCAGGGCAGCAAAGCAGCGAAAGTTCTTGGAG caagaaaggCAAAGGATTATGCCACGATCTCATCATTCCAACACTGGAGAATATCAAAG TTCAGGGGCAGAAGAAGACTTTGAATCCTATTTGAGAAATATAAAGTCACAATATGAAGTTTTTCGAAGTAGTA GGCTTTCATCAGAGGCCACGGTTTTGACACCGAATACAGAAAGTAGTTGTGACTTAATGACCAAAACCAAATCAACAAGTGGAAATGATGACAGCACATCCCTAGATCTAGAGTGGGAAGATGAAGAAG GAATGAATAGAATGGTCCCATTGAGAGAACGATCCAGAACTGAAGAGGATATTCTGCGGGCTGCGTTAAAATACAGTGGCAAGAAGACTGgaagtcatccagcctctgcttcgGACGATTCCAACGGGCTGGAGTGGGAGAACGATTTTGTCAGTGCTGAAGTGGATAACAATGGCAATTCGGAATACTCTGGATTTGTGAATCCCGTTTTAGAACTGTCTTCCTCAGAGTTAAGAAAGTCTGAAGCAGATCAGCAAGACAGATAG
- the AP1AR gene encoding AP-1 complex-associated regulatory protein isoform X3 — protein MKHLTEEEIADLRERHYDSIAEKQKTFDIKIQRELALQEEKLRLEEEALYAAQREAARAAKQRKFLEQERQRIMPRSHHSNTGEYQSSGAEEDFESYLRNIKSQYEVFRSSRLSSEATVLTPNTESSCDLMTKTKSTSGNDDSTSLDLEWEDEEGMNRMVPLRERSRTEEDILRAALKYSGKKTGSHPASASDDSNGLEWENDFVSAEVDNNGNSEYSGFVNPVLELSSSELRKSEADQQDR, from the exons ATGAA GCACCTTACTGAGGAAGAAATAGCTGACCTAAGAGAGAGGCATTATGATTCCATTGctgaaaaacagaaaacatttgaTATAAAAATTCAAAGAGAG TTAGCCTTACAAGAAGAGAAGTTAAGACTAGAAGAAGAAGCTTTATACGCTGCACAGCGTGAAGCAGCCAGGGCAGCAAAGCAGCGAAAGTTCTTGGAG caagaaaggCAAAGGATTATGCCACGATCTCATCATTCCAACACTGGAGAATATCAAAG TTCAGGGGCAGAAGAAGACTTTGAATCCTATTTGAGAAATATAAAGTCACAATATGAAGTTTTTCGAAGTAGTA GGCTTTCATCAGAGGCCACGGTTTTGACACCGAATACAGAAAGTAGTTGTGACTTAATGACCAAAACCAAATCAACAAGTGGAAATGATGACAGCACATCCCTAGATCTAGAGTGGGAAGATGAAGAAG GAATGAATAGAATGGTCCCATTGAGAGAACGATCCAGAACTGAAGAGGATATTCTGCGGGCTGCGTTAAAATACAGTGGCAAGAAGACTGgaagtcatccagcctctgcttcgGACGATTCCAACGGGCTGGAGTGGGAGAACGATTTTGTCAGTGCTGAAGTGGATAACAATGGCAATTCGGAATACTCTGGATTTGTGAATCCCGTTTTAGAACTGTCTTCCTCAGAGTTAAGAAAGTCTGAAGCAGATCAGCAAGACAGATAG
- the AP1AR gene encoding AP-1 complex-associated regulatory protein isoform X2, translated as MGNCCWTQCFGLLRKEAGRLQRGGGGGGSKYFRTCPTGEHFTIEFENLVESDEGESPGSSHRHLTEEEIADLRERHYDSIAEKQKTFDIKIQREQERQRIMPRSHHSNTGEYQSSGAEEDFESYLRNIKSQYEVFRSSRLSSEATVLTPNTESSCDLMTKTKSTSGNDDSTSLDLEWEDEEGMNRMVPLRERSRTEEDILRAALKYSGKKTGSHPASASDDSNGLEWENDFVSAEVDNNGNSEYSGFVNPVLELSSSELRKSEADQQDR; from the exons gTCAAAGTATTTTAGGACGTGCCCAACAGGCGAGCATTTCACTATAGAG tttgaAAATCTAGTAGAAAGTGATGAA GGAGAAAGTCCAGGAAGTAGTCATAG GCACCTTACTGAGGAAGAAATAGCTGACCTAAGAGAGAGGCATTATGATTCCATTGctgaaaaacagaaaacatttgaTATAAAAATTCAAAGAGAG caagaaaggCAAAGGATTATGCCACGATCTCATCATTCCAACACTGGAGAATATCAAAG TTCAGGGGCAGAAGAAGACTTTGAATCCTATTTGAGAAATATAAAGTCACAATATGAAGTTTTTCGAAGTAGTA GGCTTTCATCAGAGGCCACGGTTTTGACACCGAATACAGAAAGTAGTTGTGACTTAATGACCAAAACCAAATCAACAAGTGGAAATGATGACAGCACATCCCTAGATCTAGAGTGGGAAGATGAAGAAG GAATGAATAGAATGGTCCCATTGAGAGAACGATCCAGAACTGAAGAGGATATTCTGCGGGCTGCGTTAAAATACAGTGGCAAGAAGACTGgaagtcatccagcctctgcttcgGACGATTCCAACGGGCTGGAGTGGGAGAACGATTTTGTCAGTGCTGAAGTGGATAACAATGGCAATTCGGAATACTCTGGATTTGTGAATCCCGTTTTAGAACTGTCTTCCTCAGAGTTAAGAAAGTCTGAAGCAGATCAGCAAGACAGATAG